A genomic segment from Saccharomyces eubayanus strain FM1318 chromosome IX, whole genome shotgun sequence encodes:
- the VHS2 gene encoding Vhs2p — protein MDTSNSNGDHDSHVAVQTEDDDTYMPPSPSMSESSMIFERNVEDPSYLYKTVSNNTANPLSRQSSRTSLFNHNNTSNRNIHNLSQKSSAVNLHLQPSRTNESIASYQTYNPDFVVQTPLDHRRTLENFVPPALDAGCSIVTDETTGLDDVDMVYSRRPSTIGLDRALGRTRSLSSQSFENEMSPAHPRSPNEHGSRLLRFYSYADMLSDDNNINNNSNSTVTPSSANPLRRPPMQNHYSFSSSIMNTPSHLPSPPSASASPPQHMGFTNPFIISRRYSNTTTNNASGVGSGGNSAGAVLSRSPSNQQYLLKQQRSPSGTVHSRRNSNMPSSATNIMTGKPKSKFHIESSGSEGFSSEEEDNDAIVRGKLHLKQKLESQLAPSPSIAVNTTNHNNNNNNNNHKNNPPFSNSNPSSKSNSNSTITAMNPSAAK, from the coding sequence ATGGATACTAGCAACAGTAACGGGGACCACGACTCCCACGTGGCAGTACAGACGGAGGACGATGATACTTATATGCCACCTTCCCCCTCCATGAGCGAGAGCTCTATGATTTTTGAACGAAACGTGGAGGACCCGTCATATCTCTATAAGACGGTGTCAAACAACACTGCGAACCCTCTTTCCAGGCAAAGCAGTAGGACCAGTTTGTTTAATCATAATAACACTAGCAATAGGAATATCCATAATCTGAGCCAGAAATCGTCTGCAGTAAACCTGCACCTACAACCTTCCAGGACAAATGAGTCCATAGCATCTTACCAAACGTATAATCCTGATTTCGTTGTGCAGACTCCCCTAGATCACCGTCGTACTTTAGAGAATTTCGTCCCTCCTGCATTAGACGCTGGTTGTTCTATTGTCACTGACGAGACGACTGGGCTTGATGACGTCGATATGGTCTACTCAAGAAGGCCATCTACAATTGGGCTGGATAGAGCCCTGGGCAGAACTAGGAGTCTCTCATCtcaatcttttgaaaacgaaatgTCACCTGCGCACCCAAGATCTCCCAACGAACACGGTTCAAGATTGCTAAGGTTTTATTCCTACGCTGACATGCTATCTGAtgacaacaacatcaacaacaacagcaactcCACAGTAACACCGTCTTCAGCAAACCCCCTGAGAAGACCGCCTATGCAAAATCACTACtcgttttcgtcatcaatTATGAATACGCCTTCTCACTTGCCCTCACCCCCATCAGCTTCGGCGTCACCCCCACAACACATGGGTTTTACCAACCCTTTCATCATATCCAGACGCTACTCTAACACAACGACCAATAATGCCAGTGGGGTTGGCAGCGGCGGCAACAGCGCTGGCGCCGTGCTATCAAGATCGCCATCAAACCAGCAATACCTGCTGAAACAACAGAGGTCACCCTCAGGCACCGTCCATTCGAGAAGAAACAGCAACATGCCAAGCAGTGCTACAAACATCATGACTGGGAAGCCCAAATCCAAGTTCCATATCGAGTCCAGTGGCAGTGAAGGCTTTTCGTCTGAAGAGGAGGACAACGATGCAATTGTAAGAGGCAAACTTCATCTGAAGCAAAAACTAGAATCGCAGCTGGCTCCGTCACCATCAATTGCTGTCAACACAACTaatcataataataacaacaataataataaccACAAAAACAACCCTCCGTTTTCAAACTCAAATCCAAGCTCGAAATCAAATTCGAACTCTACAATAACCGCCATGAACCCAAGCGCAGccaaatag
- the FLX1 gene encoding flavin adenine dinucleotide transporter FLX1 — protein sequence MVDQWTPLQKEIISGLTAGSITTLVVHPLDLLKVRLQLSATNAQKAHYGPPTVIKEIVRSSANNRYRTLKVINELYRGLTINLFGNAIAWGVYFGLYGISKELIYKSVAGPEQIQHKGANNDHKMNSLIYLSAGAASGLLTAILTNPIWVIKTRIMSTSKTARGSYTSIYNGVQRLLRTEGLQGLWKGIVPALFGVSQGALYFAVYDTLKQRKLRQKGGVGEKNHLTNFQTIEITSFGKMISVTLVYPFQLLKSNLQSFRANEQNFKFIPLIKLIVSNDGFLGLYKGLSANLVRAIPSTCITFCVYENLKHRL from the coding sequence ATGGTAGACCAATGGACACCATTGCAAAAGGAGATCATCTCAGGCTTGACCGCGGGGTCCATAACCACCCTGGTAGTGCATCCATTAGATTTACTTAAGGTTCGTTTGCAGTTATCTGCCACGAATGCGCAAAAGGCCCATTATGGTCCACCCACGGTGATCAAGGAGATCGTACGTTCATCGGCCAATAATAGATATCGTACACTAAAGGTGATCAATGAACTATACCGTGGACTAACCATAAATCTGTTCGGGAATGCCATTGCATGGGGGGTTTATTTCGGATTATATGGCATCAGCAAAGAACTAATATACAAGTCAGTGGCAGGGCCTGAGCAAATCCAGCATAAAGGCGCTAACAATGACCACAAGATGAATTCGCTTATCTACTTGTCTGCTGGCGCTGCCAGTGGACTGTTGACGGCTATCTTGACGAACCCTATCTGGGTCATAAAGACAAGAATCATGTCCACCAGCAAAACTGCGCGGGGCTCTTACACTTCCATATACAATGGTGTCCAGCGATTGCTACGAACCGAGGGCCTACAAGGACTGTGGAAGGGTATTGTTCCTGCACTATTTGGTGTTTCGCAAGGCGCTTTATATTTTGCAGTTTATGATACTTtgaagcaaagaaaattgcGACAAAAGGGCGGCGTTGGCGAGAAGAACCATTTAACAAACTTTCAAACCATTGAAATCACCTCCTTTGGCAAAATGATATCTGTCACTTTGGTCTACCCTTTCCAATTACTAAAATCAAATTTGCAGAGTTTTAGGGCGAATGAACAAAACTTCAAGTTCATTCCTCTAATAAAACTGATCGTTTCCAATGACGGCTTCCTGGGACTTTATAAAGGTCTGTCTGCAAACCTAGTACGAGCCATTCCATCCACCTGCATTACGTTTTGCGTGTATGAAAATCTTAAACATAGGCTCTAG
- the RPL16A gene encoding 60S ribosomal protein uL13 codes for MVSHKTARGKAALERLKVFEGIPPPYDKKKRVVVPQALRVLRLKPGRKYTTLAKLSSSVGWKYENIVAKLEAKRKVSSAEYYAKKRAFTKKVTSANATVAESDVAKQLAALGY; via the coding sequence ATGGTTTCTCACAAGACCGCTCGTGGTAAGGCTGCCTTGGAACGTTTAAAGGTCTTCGAAGGTATTCCACCTCCATatgacaagaaaaagagagttGTTGTCCCACAAGCATTGAGAGTTTTAAGATTGAAACCAGGTAGAAAGTACACTACTCTAGCTAAATTATCCTCCTCTGTTGGTTGGAAATACGAAAACATTGTTGCTAAATTGGAAGCTAAGAGAAAGGTTTCATCAGCTGAATACTACGCTAAGAAGAGAGCTTTCACTAAGAAGGTCACATCTGCTAACGCTACCGTTGCTGAATCTGATGTTGCTAAACAACTAGCTGCTTTGGGTtactaa
- the CSM2 gene encoding Csm2p, translated as MKYEDLDLIAIWPSPTRADLCRFIKENLLNNNVITQLFFIDATNSFPLSHFQKLVPPDLSENAKIYENIRINTCLDLEELSAITVKILQILSMNKINAQKDTEDAAADPLKIILYINGLEIMCRNSQFKSSPQRSHELIRDILLKLRVMANNARAPIRTVLEFPKEQLLDYYFMKKNKTSALLPASTHSKRRRMKNGDSLAEYIWKYYADSII; from the coding sequence ATGAAGTATGAAGATTTAGACCTGATTGCCATTTGGCCATCACCGACAAGAGCTGACCTTTGCCGATTCATCAAGGAGaatcttttgaacaatAATGTTATTACCCAATTATTCTTTATCGATGCTACAAACTCATTCCCGCTAAGCCATTTCCAGAAACTAGTACCGCCAGATCTTTCAGAAAACGCCAAGATATATGAAAATATCAGAATTAACACCTGTCTTGATCTAGAAGAGCTTAGCGCCATAACAGTCAAAATACTACAAATTCTATCCATGAACAAGATCAACGCTCAAAAGGACACAGAAGACGCTGCTGCTGATCCGCTAAAGATTATATTATACATCAACGGGTTAGAGATCATGTGTAGGAACTCTCAATTTAAATCGTCGCCTCAACGCTCACATGAATTAATAAGGGACATTTTGCTTAAATTGCGTGTAATGGCGAATAATGCTAGAGCACCCATAAGAACAGTGTTGGAATTTCCTAAGGAGCAACTATTGGACTATTATTtcatgaaaaagaataaaactAGTGCCCTGTTACCAGCATCGACGCATAGCAAGAGGAGAAGAATGAAGAATGGAGATTCCCTTGCTGAGTATATCTGGAAGTACTATGCAGATTCCATTATTTGA